The Formosa sp. Hel1_33_131 genome window below encodes:
- a CDS encoding winged helix-turn-helix transcriptional regulator, with the protein MKTIERTCAIAYSINLLGDKWSLLILRDVILHKKSKFKEFLDSKEKIATNILTNRLKFLVEEGFLELLDPEGFKKNKQYIATDRGLSALPIIMELYLFSIDSIEESVLNASQIKIKKQVTNNRKAFERKRKTNYLKFVETLRDS; encoded by the coding sequence ATGAAAACAATAGAACGTACATGTGCCATTGCGTATTCAATTAATCTTTTAGGAGACAAATGGTCTCTTTTGATATTAAGGGATGTCATTTTACACAAAAAATCTAAGTTTAAGGAGTTCCTAGATTCTAAAGAAAAAATTGCGACCAACATTCTTACCAACAGATTAAAGTTTTTGGTTGAGGAAGGGTTTCTGGAACTCTTAGATCCTGAAGGCTTCAAAAAAAACAAGCAATATATCGCAACGGATAGAGGGCTTTCGGCACTGCCTATTATCATGGAATTATATTTGTTTTCTATTGACTCCATTGAGGAGTCTGTCTTAAATGCCTCTCAAATTAAAATTAAAAAGCAGGTCACTAACAATCGCAAGGCTTTCGAAAGAAAACGAAAAACGAACTATCTTAAGTTTGTTGAAACGTTGAGAGATAGTTAG
- a CDS encoding Rad52/Rad22 family DNA repair protein: MKDLLEKLKEPLKIEDVDFRVQSINKGGYATILAYKDARVDMNRLDEVCGPNWQDKYELIDGQLFCSIGIKIDDEWIWRQDVGTESMTEKTKGRASDAFKRAGFRWGIGRELYDYPLIQLKLNSNEFKLEGNKAKQTWNLKLKDWIWYSEFKNGKVIKLTAKDENGRLRFDSSSKTQTPSSTSTSNNSSTSTQGSTQTDKSWLNITDKAKNFTKEWLNVTDAINKGKISSIQDVRKHYAVSKSVETKINELLNFQNA, from the coding sequence ATGAAAGATTTATTAGAAAAGCTAAAAGAACCTTTAAAAATAGAAGATGTAGACTTTCGTGTACAATCTATAAATAAAGGCGGTTATGCTACAATCCTAGCCTATAAAGATGCTAGAGTGGATATGAACAGACTTGATGAAGTTTGTGGACCTAATTGGCAGGACAAATATGAGTTGATTGATGGTCAATTATTCTGTTCTATTGGAATTAAGATTGATGATGAATGGATTTGGAGACAAGATGTTGGTACCGAAAGCATGACTGAAAAAACCAAAGGGCGTGCATCTGATGCATTTAAACGTGCAGGGTTTCGTTGGGGAATTGGTCGTGAGCTTTATGACTATCCTTTAATACAATTAAAATTAAACTCTAATGAGTTTAAACTTGAAGGCAATAAAGCAAAACAAACTTGGAATTTAAAACTTAAAGATTGGATTTGGTATTCGGAATTTAAAAATGGAAAAGTAATAAAACTTACTGCAAAGGATGAAAATGGAAGATTAAGATTTGATTCTTCAAGTAAAACCCAAACACCATCTTCAACTTCTACTAGTAATAATTCAAGTACAAGTACTCAAGGTTCTACACAAACTGATAAGTCTTGGTTAAATATTACAGATAAGGCAAAAAACTTTACTAAAGAGTGGCTGAATGTTACTGATGCCATTAATAAAGGCAAAATATCCAGCATACAAGATGTTAGAAAACACTATGCAGTAAGCAAATCTGTTGAAACAAAAATTAATGAATTATTAAACTTTCAAAACGCATAA
- a CDS encoding helix-turn-helix transcriptional regulator yields MKNIVRDLRKQRELTQEQLGEIIGVSRQTINAIEKEKFDPSLPTAFKMSKLFEIPIEEFFFFERSK; encoded by the coding sequence ATGAAGAATATAGTTCGTGACCTCAGAAAACAAAGAGAACTTACGCAGGAGCAGTTGGGAGAAATAATAGGCGTTTCAAGACAAACAATAAATGCTATTGAGAAAGAGAAATTTGACCCAAGTTTACCTACTGCATTCAAAATGTCAAAATTGTTTGAAATACCTATTGAGGAATTCTTCTTTTTTGAGAGGTCTAAATAA
- a CDS encoding helix-turn-helix domain-containing protein, translating into MKALEIRNIRKELGKTQAEFAKLLGVSKNSVQLWETEKRNPSPSMVFLIKETYKKHTENLKENEFENKNGNKFTELPDGSLMIQVPLVPFNAYASFLEVYEDEYKVKSKFETTYFTVDKIGKGNYIAFTVKNDSMNGGMLDDTPSGAQVLARELGKQHWRDGFNSTQYGWIIICETGIFHKDIKGPDEKGDITCVSRNKSPEFPEFPISLNEVHSIYKVIKRTF; encoded by the coding sequence ATGAAAGCTTTAGAGATTAGAAATATTAGAAAAGAGTTAGGTAAAACACAAGCTGAGTTTGCTAAATTATTAGGAGTTTCTAAAAACTCTGTTCAATTATGGGAGACAGAAAAGAGAAATCCAAGCCCTAGTATGGTTTTTTTAATAAAAGAAACATACAAAAAACACACAGAAAATTTAAAAGAAAACGAATTTGAAAATAAAAATGGAAATAAATTCACTGAACTTCCAGATGGATCTTTAATGATTCAAGTGCCATTAGTTCCATTTAATGCTTATGCATCTTTTCTAGAAGTCTATGAAGATGAATATAAAGTAAAAAGCAAATTTGAAACAACATACTTTACAGTAGATAAAATTGGTAAAGGCAATTATATAGCGTTTACTGTAAAGAATGATAGTATGAATGGTGGAATGTTAGATGATACTCCTTCAGGTGCACAAGTTTTAGCTAGAGAACTTGGAAAGCAACATTGGAGAGATGGCTTTAATTCAACTCAATATGGTTGGATTATAATTTGTGAAACTGGAATCTTTCATAAAGACATTAAAGGTCCAGATGAAAAAGGGGATATAACTTGTGTTTCAAGAAACAAATCTCCAGAGTTTCCAGAATTCCCTATAAGTTTAAATGAGGTGCATTCGATTTACAAAGTAATTAAAAGAACATTTTAA
- a CDS encoding DEAD/DEAH box helicase — MQILERNTEFHITIPFNNWAKRNLAQVKALSYRRWDPIKKVWIVPINKRIEVLQLAKMCRAEFIKIDTSIAEEVGEIAPLPELEIKLPITATLRPYQENGIAQAMKLKRCIIGDEQGLGKTLISLSTVIGVDAFPCLVIAPSSTKVNWQREWEKFSNKKAMILDDKNKNSWHNYYQMGVADVFITNYESLKKFFVDFMPPKGKLRKSTDIKMNDKINLFKSVIVDESHRCKDTSTQQSKLVLRICQGKEYVYLLTGTPVVNKPIDLFPQLAIMNQHANFGGRKGFLSRYCEGGSGADNLKELNYKLNKYCFFRREKKDVAKDLPEKQRQTILCDITTRKEYNKAFHEFESYLKSQGCSDKDIARKLRGEIMVKMGALKRISALGKLNEVNEFIHEVTDSGEKLIVFCVLHSIVDELKKEFPNAVTVTGRDNQDQKQASIDAFQNNPNTKLIICNIKAAGVGITLTASSRVAFVEYPWTYADCVQCEDRAHRIGQTNNVMCTYFLGNRTIDEDLYKMIQNKRHTANTITGASDKMEMSFVDGVLDIFKIK, encoded by the coding sequence ATGCAAATTTTAGAACGAAATACAGAGTTTCACATAACTATTCCTTTCAATAACTGGGCTAAAAGAAATCTAGCCCAAGTTAAGGCTCTTTCTTACCGTAGATGGGATCCTATAAAAAAAGTATGGATTGTTCCAATTAATAAAAGAATTGAGGTTTTACAGTTGGCTAAAATGTGCCGTGCTGAATTCATCAAAATAGATACTTCTATTGCCGAAGAAGTTGGAGAAATAGCACCACTTCCTGAATTAGAAATTAAGTTGCCAATTACAGCCACTTTAAGACCATATCAAGAAAATGGTATTGCACAAGCAATGAAACTTAAACGCTGCATAATTGGTGACGAACAAGGCTTAGGAAAGACATTAATTAGTCTATCAACTGTCATAGGTGTAGATGCCTTTCCTTGTTTGGTTATTGCTCCATCTTCTACAAAGGTTAATTGGCAAAGAGAGTGGGAAAAGTTCAGTAATAAAAAGGCAATGATTTTAGATGATAAAAACAAAAACAGTTGGCATAACTATTATCAAATGGGTGTTGCTGATGTTTTTATTACAAACTATGAAAGCCTTAAAAAGTTCTTTGTTGATTTTATGCCACCAAAAGGCAAATTGAGAAAAAGTACAGATATTAAAATGAACGATAAAATTAATTTGTTCAAATCTGTAATTGTAGATGAATCCCATAGATGTAAAGATACAAGTACTCAACAATCAAAATTAGTATTAAGAATTTGCCAAGGTAAAGAATATGTGTATTTGCTTACTGGAACACCAGTAGTAAATAAGCCTATTGATTTATTTCCGCAGTTGGCCATAATGAACCAACATGCAAATTTTGGAGGTCGTAAAGGGTTTCTATCTCGATATTGTGAAGGTGGCTCTGGAGCAGATAATCTAAAAGAACTCAATTACAAACTAAATAAGTATTGCTTCTTTAGACGTGAAAAAAAGGATGTTGCAAAGGACCTTCCAGAAAAGCAAAGACAAACTATACTTTGTGATATAACTACTCGCAAAGAATACAATAAAGCATTCCATGAATTTGAAAGTTATCTAAAGAGCCAAGGTTGTAGCGATAAAGATATTGCTAGAAAACTACGAGGTGAGATTATGGTAAAAATGGGAGCGCTAAAGCGTATTTCAGCACTTGGAAAACTTAATGAAGTAAATGAGTTTATACATGAAGTTACAGATAGTGGCGAAAAACTAATTGTATTCTGTGTACTTCATTCAATTGTAGATGAATTAAAAAAGGAATTTCCAAATGCTGTTACTGTAACTGGTAGAGATAATCAGGACCAAAAACAAGCTTCTATTGATGCCTTTCAAAATAACCCTAATACAAAACTCATCATCTGCAATATTAAAGCTGCAGGAGTTGGCATAACACTTACAGCTTCATCTAGAGTTGCCTTTGTAGAATATCCATGGACTTATGCCGATTGTGTACAATGTGAAGATAGAGCGCATCGTATAGGGCAAACTAATAATGTGATGTGTACTTACTTTTTAGGTAACAGAACAATTGATGAGGATTTATACAAAATGATTCAAAACAAAAGACATACGGCTAATACAATAACTGGAGCTTCTGATAAGATGGAAATGAGTTTTGTTGATGGTGTATTAGACATATTTAAAATTAAATAA
- a CDS encoding toprim domain-containing protein — MINWNDINLKNRSNGKVKTVCPACSHNRKNKKDPCLSVSIDQGLANCWNCGEVSVRDLKKKDDYKLPNQQWTNYTKISDKLVKWFKDERNISQQTIIDCKITEEEYYQPALSKKVNNIVFNYFEGTVLVNKKYRSGNKKFTQTAGTRKILFGLNHIIGCDEIYIVEGEMDKLAFWEAGYKNCVSVPNGAKDLSDYFEECEAYLKDVKKVFIAVDTDEDGKNLERELIKRFGKWRSARIEFDGEKDANDLLKKGILSLQKAIENPNHYPVDGTFTAEDIKDDLLDYYDNGMEECPAPKSPNFAELNKVFKIMMGQLTVVTGIPSHGKSNFIEDYVINIIHDYKYKASFYSPEHFPMKLHHGVLAEKVIGKPFEHAFRDNPRMTKEDIDTYIKWSKDKIYITYPEKGETVNWKWLLDKFKEQLFRYGIDIFVIDAFNKVKRNKPDSLGEINDVLSDLCQFAQAYNVHVFLIAHPVKMQKDNKTGLYAAPTLYDVKGSGDFRDQAHNGLCVYRYFDNGSKDGFTEVINLKTKFKNQGKITGSAYFKYDYTNGRYYDKNGVPDRLNLFDEKRKEIQATQISVEPEIEEFEYDDLPF, encoded by the coding sequence ATGATCAATTGGAACGACATAAACCTTAAGAACAGATCTAACGGCAAAGTAAAAACAGTTTGTCCTGCATGTTCTCACAATAGAAAAAACAAGAAAGACCCTTGTTTGTCTGTAAGCATAGACCAAGGTTTGGCAAATTGCTGGAATTGTGGTGAAGTATCTGTCCGTGATTTAAAAAAGAAGGATGATTACAAGCTTCCAAATCAACAATGGACCAACTATACTAAAATTTCTGATAAGCTTGTAAAATGGTTCAAGGATGAACGCAATATATCTCAACAAACGATTATTGATTGTAAAATAACCGAAGAAGAGTATTATCAACCTGCATTATCTAAAAAAGTAAACAATATTGTTTTCAACTACTTTGAAGGTACAGTCCTGGTCAATAAAAAATATCGATCTGGAAATAAGAAATTCACACAAACAGCAGGAACTCGAAAAATATTATTTGGTTTAAACCACATTATCGGATGTGATGAGATTTACATAGTTGAAGGCGAAATGGATAAACTTGCTTTTTGGGAAGCAGGATATAAAAATTGCGTTAGTGTACCTAATGGCGCTAAAGATTTAAGCGATTATTTTGAAGAATGCGAAGCGTATTTAAAAGACGTAAAGAAAGTATTTATAGCAGTAGATACTGATGAAGATGGTAAAAATTTAGAACGTGAATTAATAAAACGGTTTGGAAAATGGCGATCTGCTAGAATTGAATTTGATGGCGAAAAGGATGCTAATGATTTACTAAAAAAAGGCATTCTAAGTCTTCAAAAAGCTATTGAAAATCCAAATCACTATCCAGTAGATGGCACTTTTACTGCAGAAGATATTAAAGATGATCTTTTAGATTATTACGATAATGGAATGGAGGAATGTCCAGCTCCTAAATCTCCAAACTTCGCTGAATTAAACAAAGTATTTAAAATTATGATGGGGCAACTTACAGTTGTTACTGGAATACCATCACATGGGAAATCAAACTTTATTGAAGATTATGTAATAAACATTATCCACGATTATAAATACAAAGCTTCTTTCTATTCGCCTGAACATTTTCCAATGAAACTACATCATGGAGTATTGGCTGAAAAAGTGATTGGAAAACCTTTTGAGCATGCATTCAGAGATAATCCAAGAATGACAAAAGAAGATATTGATACTTACATCAAATGGTCTAAAGATAAAATTTACATCACATATCCTGAAAAAGGCGAAACAGTAAACTGGAAATGGTTACTAGACAAGTTTAAAGAGCAGTTATTCCGCTATGGTATTGACATTTTTGTAATAGATGCATTTAACAAGGTTAAGAGAAACAAGCCTGATAGTCTTGGCGAAATCAATGATGTCCTTTCAGATTTATGCCAGTTCGCACAGGCGTATAATGTTCATGTCTTTTTAATAGCGCATCCTGTCAAAATGCAGAAGGATAATAAGACTGGATTGTATGCAGCACCTACACTTTATGATGTAAAAGGCTCAGGAGATTTCAGAGATCAAGCGCATAATGGATTATGTGTGTATAGATATTTTGATAATGGTTCAAAAGACGGATTTACTGAGGTTATAAATCTAAAAACAAAATTCAAAAATCAAGGTAAAATAACTGGTTCGGCATATTTCAAATATGATTATACCAATGGCAGATACTATGATAAAAACGGTGTGCCTGATAGATTGAATTTATTTGATGAAAAGCGAAAAGAAATTCAGGCAACACAAATATCTGTTGAACCTGAAATAGAAGAATTTGAATACGATGATTTACCATTTTGA
- a CDS encoding DUF1367 family protein — protein sequence MKLFLVKQLNNTLKVAYNSDYDKIKKLKVGEEYQCEVKQPRNLKFHRKFFSLINMLFDNQERYSNSDRMRKDLIIEAGFYDEWVDFQGVIQREAKSISFASMTEDDFSDLYSKVIDVIVQYFNFDKQDIIDNVEQYY from the coding sequence ATGAAACTATTCCTTGTAAAACAGCTTAATAACACATTAAAGGTTGCCTACAATTCTGATTATGACAAAATCAAGAAACTTAAAGTTGGCGAAGAATACCAATGTGAGGTAAAGCAACCTAGAAACTTAAAATTTCATAGAAAGTTCTTTTCACTAATCAATATGCTTTTTGATAACCAGGAGCGATACAGTAATTCAGACCGTATGCGTAAGGATCTAATTATTGAGGCTGGATTTTATGATGAGTGGGTAGACTTTCAAGGTGTAATTCAAAGAGAAGCCAAGAGCATCAGTTTTGCAAGTATGACAGAAGATGATTTTAGCGACCTCTATTCAAAAGTAATTGATGTCATAGTACAATACTTCAATTTCGATAAACAAGACATTATAGACAACGTAGAACAGTATTACTAA
- a CDS encoding DNA methyltransferase — MNYEKFLKSKIIISESFGFEPTWIPEIAMPHQKDICDWTLRGGRRAIFASFGLGKTFMQLINAVNCIKKENKPFLIACPLGVVGEFKRDNGKLNTGYEIEYITDTDNIENYENKIYLTNYERIRKGDIDPSKFSGVSFDEASILRNLKTQTTDFILQYFKKVPYRFVATATPSPNDFIELLNYADYLGVADRGHLLTRFFKRNSTKAGDLQLLESKKKEFWQWVSTWAVFINKPSDLGYEDTGYDLPKLNIIEHRVDNIQDGPVIDKHGKIVLFKDNSKSLIDTSREKRESIDVRVQKAFDIIQQEAKYSDWILWHHLEAERTAIETKFKEDNNIVLKSVYGSQKNQLKEKLLIDFSEGRYQILSTKPKIAGSGCNFQEHCSRAVFVGIDYKFNDFIQATHRILRYGQDKEVAIHIIYTQNEAHVLRALMKKWKKHNELQKEMIALVREYGLNTNQIKSQMERQLFKNGDKIQIGDATCYNNDSTIIFADKKEIDDDSVGLIVTSIPFGDHYEYSDNYNDYGHNDGNQAFFKQMDYLTPNLLRVLKPGHVAAIHVKDRIRYSYQNGTSFTTIEDFSGQTVAHFEKHGFYLMGKVTVTTDVVAENNQTYRLGWSEQCKDATKMGVGLPEYVLLFRKPPTHMNNAYADEPVTKTKEGYSVDLWQLDAHAYWKSSGNKLMSISELLKHNMKQVHKVWKQYQKEGLYDFQLHKDLSKALDENGKLSRKYMTVPPVSNSEFVWDDISRTKTLNAKQVSSKKEKHICPLQLDILERIINRFSNEGDIVADPFGGLFSTAYQSLKMKRKAIVCELKTEYYKDGLFYVKAINNEMTMPTLFDVLEKTAV, encoded by the coding sequence ATGAATTACGAAAAGTTTCTTAAAAGTAAAATTATAATATCAGAATCATTTGGATTTGAACCAACTTGGATTCCAGAGATAGCAATGCCACATCAAAAGGATATTTGCGACTGGACCTTGAGAGGTGGTCGTAGAGCAATATTTGCATCTTTTGGTTTAGGTAAAACATTTATGCAGCTAATCAATGCAGTAAACTGTATAAAAAAGGAGAACAAACCATTTCTAATAGCTTGTCCGCTAGGTGTGGTTGGTGAGTTTAAGCGTGATAATGGCAAATTAAATACAGGCTATGAGATAGAGTACATTACAGATACAGACAATATTGAAAACTACGAAAACAAGATATATTTAACCAATTATGAGCGCATCCGCAAAGGTGATATAGATCCTTCTAAATTCTCTGGAGTATCATTTGATGAAGCTTCTATACTTCGGAATTTAAAAACACAAACTACCGATTTCATTCTTCAATATTTCAAGAAAGTTCCATATCGTTTTGTCGCTACTGCTACTCCATCGCCAAATGATTTTATTGAGTTATTAAACTATGCTGATTATTTAGGTGTAGCAGATAGAGGTCATTTATTAACTCGCTTTTTCAAACGTAATTCAACCAAAGCAGGAGATTTACAATTACTAGAATCTAAAAAGAAAGAGTTTTGGCAATGGGTATCTACTTGGGCTGTATTTATTAATAAACCATCTGATTTAGGTTATGAAGATACTGGCTATGATTTACCAAAACTAAACATCATTGAACATCGAGTAGATAATATTCAAGATGGACCTGTAATTGATAAGCACGGAAAAATAGTTTTATTCAAGGATAATTCTAAAAGTCTTATTGATACCTCAAGAGAAAAACGTGAAAGTATTGATGTGCGAGTGCAAAAAGCATTCGACATTATTCAACAGGAAGCAAAATACTCTGACTGGATATTATGGCATCACTTAGAGGCTGAAAGAACTGCAATTGAGACCAAGTTTAAAGAAGATAATAATATCGTCTTAAAATCGGTATATGGCTCTCAAAAAAATCAATTAAAAGAAAAACTACTAATTGATTTTAGTGAAGGTCGCTACCAAATACTATCTACAAAACCTAAAATCGCAGGCTCAGGGTGTAATTTCCAAGAGCATTGTAGTAGAGCTGTTTTTGTTGGTATTGATTATAAATTCAATGACTTCATACAAGCTACGCACAGAATACTTCGCTATGGCCAAGACAAAGAAGTGGCTATTCATATCATTTATACACAAAACGAGGCTCACGTATTACGAGCTCTTATGAAGAAATGGAAAAAGCATAATGAACTTCAAAAAGAAATGATTGCCTTAGTACGTGAATATGGCTTAAACACTAATCAAATAAAATCACAAATGGAAAGACAATTATTTAAAAACGGAGATAAAATACAAATAGGCGATGCCACTTGTTATAACAATGATAGCACAATCATATTCGCAGATAAAAAAGAGATAGATGATGATTCTGTTGGGTTGATAGTTACCTCAATTCCATTCGGAGACCATTACGAATATTCAGATAACTACAATGATTACGGACACAATGATGGTAACCAAGCCTTTTTTAAACAAATGGATTATTTGACTCCAAATTTATTGAGAGTACTTAAACCAGGACACGTTGCTGCAATTCATGTAAAAGATAGGATCCGTTATTCGTATCAAAATGGAACATCTTTTACAACCATTGAAGATTTTAGCGGACAAACCGTAGCGCATTTTGAAAAGCATGGTTTTTACTTAATGGGAAAAGTAACAGTTACTACCGATGTTGTTGCAGAAAATAATCAAACATACAGATTAGGTTGGAGCGAACAATGCAAGGATGCTACAAAAATGGGAGTTGGTTTACCTGAATATGTTTTGCTATTTAGAAAACCACCAACGCATATGAATAATGCTTATGCTGATGAGCCTGTAACCAAAACAAAAGAAGGTTATTCAGTTGATTTATGGCAACTAGATGCGCATGCTTATTGGAAATCATCAGGTAATAAATTGATGTCAATTTCAGAACTTCTAAAACATAACATGAAGCAAGTTCATAAAGTTTGGAAACAATACCAAAAAGAAGGCTTATACGATTTTCAGTTGCATAAAGATTTGTCAAAGGCATTAGATGAAAATGGAAAATTAAGTCGAAAATATATGACCGTTCCGCCTGTATCTAATAGCGAATTTGTTTGGGATGATATCTCAAGAACAAAAACACTAAATGCAAAGCAAGTATCTAGTAAAAAAGAGAAACACATTTGCCCTCTGCAGTTAGATATTTTGGAAAGAATAATCAATCGCTTTTCAAATGAAGGAGATATAGTAGCAGATCCTTTCGGTGGTTTATTCTCAACAGCTTATCAATCTCTAAAAATGAAACGCAAGGCTATTGTTTGCGAATTAAAAACAGAATACTACAAAGACGGGCTTTTCTATGTGAAGGCAATTAATAACGAAATGACAATGCCGACATTATTTGACGTATTGGAAAAAACAGCAGTTTAA
- a CDS encoding type II toxin-antitoxin system RelE/ParE family toxin produces MQEVVDYYDELNPKLADSFLAELEQCYNKIKQVPEGYHKRLGNIRAAFLKKFPFGVYYKIYGEKIVVIAILHTSRNPSIWKKR; encoded by the coding sequence ATTCAAGAAGTTGTCGATTATTATGATGAGTTAAATCCAAAACTTGCCGATTCTTTTTTAGCTGAACTAGAGCAATGTTACAACAAAATAAAGCAAGTCCCCGAAGGTTACCATAAGCGATTAGGCAATATCCGAGCTGCTTTTCTTAAAAAATTTCCGTTTGGTGTGTACTATAAGATTTATGGTGAAAAAATTGTTGTTATTGCAATTTTACACACGAGCAGGAATCCTTCCATTTGGAAAAAACGGTGA